The following proteins are co-located in the Haloarcula rubripromontorii genome:
- a CDS encoding response regulator: MTKGRRATILVVDDEPAVADVYTDQLRDLYTVETAYSGEDALSKLDSTVDVVLLDRRMPDRSGDEVLSAIREKRYDTRVAMVTAVDPDFDIIEMPFDDYVLKPVSKEDLFQTIEQLLRHADYEERLRECYSLTAKYAALESSKPQAVLDESEEFTALRTELTEVRAELDELTDSFDATDFELLFRNFETDESMPDSTQF; the protein is encoded by the coding sequence ATGACAAAGGGCCGGCGAGCGACAATCCTCGTTGTCGACGACGAGCCAGCGGTGGCCGATGTGTACACGGACCAGTTACGGGACCTGTACACAGTCGAGACGGCATACAGCGGTGAGGATGCCCTCTCGAAGCTGGATTCCACAGTCGATGTTGTCCTGTTAGACCGGCGAATGCCAGACCGCTCCGGCGACGAGGTACTGTCGGCGATCCGTGAGAAACGCTACGACACACGCGTGGCGATGGTGACCGCAGTAGACCCCGATTTTGATATCATCGAGATGCCCTTCGATGATTACGTCCTCAAACCGGTGTCGAAGGAGGACCTCTTCCAGACAATCGAGCAGTTGCTTCGGCACGCCGATTACGAGGAACGCCTGCGTGAGTGCTACTCGCTCACGGCGAAATACGCTGCACTGGAATCGTCGAAACCACAGGCTGTCCTCGATGAGAGCGAGGAATTCACTGCACTGAGAACCGAGCTTACCGAAGTCCGTGCGGAACTTGACGAACTCACGGATTCGTTCGATGCCACTGATTTCGAGTTGCTGTTCCGGAACTTTGAGACGGACGAGTCAATGCCGGACAGCACACAGTTTTGA
- the mptA gene encoding GTP cyclohydrolase MptA, producing the protein MSQQLPDVQASSPDVTVGLNRVGVTGVEKLVKLGRRDRDPIVLMAEFEVFVDLPSWRKGADMSRNMEVIDETLETAVSEEAYRVEDVCGDAAELLLEKHDYTTKAEVRMEAEYVTHEKTPESGMATQSTADIIASATATEDGTSEEIGARVTGMTVCPCSQGMSASRARETLQQLNVEDDVIEEFLETNPQAGHSQRGHATLTVQSDGAPEVDLNELIEVARDSMSARIYNLAKRPDEDHMTYEAHKDAKFVEDCVRALAEGVVDTFPDLPDDAVVTMKQSNDESIHQHNAHAERVAQLGDLRQEVSE; encoded by the coding sequence ATGAGTCAACAACTCCCGGACGTGCAGGCGTCGAGTCCGGACGTAACGGTCGGTCTCAATCGCGTCGGTGTGACGGGCGTCGAGAAGCTCGTTAAACTGGGGCGTCGTGACCGCGACCCCATCGTACTCATGGCGGAGTTCGAAGTGTTCGTTGATCTGCCGTCTTGGCGAAAGGGTGCCGACATGTCCCGCAATATGGAGGTCATCGACGAAACGCTGGAGACCGCCGTCTCGGAGGAGGCCTACCGGGTCGAGGACGTCTGTGGTGACGCCGCTGAACTCCTGCTTGAGAAGCACGATTATACAACGAAAGCCGAGGTTCGGATGGAAGCCGAGTACGTCACACACGAGAAGACGCCGGAGTCGGGGATGGCTACCCAGTCGACGGCCGATATCATTGCCTCGGCGACAGCGACCGAAGACGGGACGAGCGAGGAAATCGGTGCCCGTGTCACCGGGATGACTGTCTGTCCGTGCTCACAGGGGATGTCAGCCTCCCGCGCCCGTGAGACGCTCCAGCAACTCAACGTCGAAGACGATGTCATCGAGGAGTTCCTCGAAACCAATCCACAGGCCGGTCACTCACAGCGCGGCCACGCCACGCTCACCGTCCAGAGCGACGGCGCGCCTGAGGTCGATCTGAACGAACTTATCGAAGTCGCCCGGGATTCGATGAGCGCCCGCATCTACAACCTCGCGAAGCGGCCCGACGAGGATCACATGACCTACGAGGCCCACAAGGACGCCAAGTTCGTCGAGGACTGCGTTCGCGCCCTCGCCGAGGGTGTCGTCGACACGTTCCCGGACCTGCCGGACGATGCCGTCGTGACGATGAAACAGTCGAACGACGAGTCCATCCACCAGCACAACGCTCACGCCGAGCGTGTGGCACAGCTGGGCGACCTGCGGCAGGAAGTCAGCGAGTAG
- a CDS encoding TrmB family transcriptional regulator, which translates to MSSLRDLGLSEYEARAYRSLLETGPTTAKELSRASDVPMGRIYDVLNSLETYNLVRSQTASRPKKYVAVEPDTALDRLLEDKKRELQEKVGQYEEIVDDLSTQLESAEPVEEPFWTAAVGPDNSLDLLLERLAAADDEIIMVGSAPARQVDILSGTERIVDELEAALERGVEVSLLVRPDLFESLPEEANREYYERLFHYDNYSARASPNIRTTFELLDGVEVCIEVPHPLGREETFGVIDMKDSDFTADISQAFEEHWAEAKPVGPP; encoded by the coding sequence ATGTCCAGTCTCAGAGATCTCGGACTCTCCGAATATGAAGCCAGAGCATACCGATCACTGCTTGAAACGGGACCGACAACGGCCAAGGAGTTATCGCGGGCCAGCGACGTTCCAATGGGCCGCATCTACGACGTCCTAAACAGCCTCGAAACGTACAATCTCGTCCGCAGCCAGACCGCCAGCCGACCCAAAAAATACGTCGCCGTCGAACCGGACACGGCTCTCGACCGACTGCTCGAGGACAAGAAGCGCGAACTCCAGGAGAAGGTCGGCCAGTACGAGGAAATCGTCGACGACCTCTCGACACAACTGGAGTCGGCAGAGCCCGTCGAGGAGCCGTTCTGGACAGCCGCCGTCGGCCCCGACAATTCGCTTGACCTATTACTTGAGCGGCTGGCCGCCGCCGACGACGAGATTATCATGGTCGGCTCGGCGCCCGCCCGGCAGGTCGACATTCTCTCCGGGACCGAGCGAATCGTGGATGAACTCGAAGCGGCGTTGGAACGAGGCGTCGAAGTATCCCTGCTCGTTCGGCCGGACCTGTTCGAGAGCCTTCCTGAAGAAGCCAACCGCGAGTACTACGAGCGCCTCTTCCACTACGACAACTACAGCGCTCGCGCCAGTCCCAACATCAGAACCACGTTCGAGCTACTCGATGGGGTCGAGGTCTGTATCGAGGTCCCACACCCGCTGGGCCGCGAGGAAACCTTCGGCGTCATCGACATGAAAGACTCCGATTTCACTGCCGATATCAGCCAGGCGTTCGAAGAACACTGGGCCGAGGCAAAGCCGGTCGGCCCGCCGTAA
- a CDS encoding DUF255 domain-containing protein has product MDEYARDTKVEWREWGTAPFEDATESGKPVLLALTVPWSAECRAMDRGTFGEPRIAANINDGFIPVRVDADRNPRVRERYTMGGFPSTVFLTPEGEVITGATFLGPDGFRGILDSVRESWDAQGAAAGSVPRQLQDESPPAGELRPRIEEHMIEQLLGAFDEEFGGWGTDVKFPLPRTAEFALVRARDQATRTLEAIRTHLLDTYDGGFFRYSTERNWGNPRREKLLDENAALVRAFAHGYRYTGTEAYRDAAQRTVDYLTTTLWAGDAFAASQAGSDEYYRLEPSEREGTVSPNVDDTVFADRNGLAIDALLWMAAYTDDERARQYATRARDAVCESLVDGGEVAHYDGADSDTGLLLDQAQLLQGLTTSWQVLGEPGPAEAVADWTIENRQQDGGAFRDGPASGPGLCDRSLHPLDATVELADALVDLAALTGEDRYRNTALSAVESFAGAAERMGVEVAGYAGVAARLQQPQTLTVGTEAGTDLHRAALRLADHETTVVPEPNGDGTARLLDGDAIVAEGATPAELEASLTGER; this is encoded by the coding sequence ATGGACGAATACGCACGCGACACGAAGGTCGAGTGGCGCGAGTGGGGCACAGCCCCGTTCGAGGACGCCACCGAGTCGGGGAAGCCGGTGCTGCTGGCGCTGACGGTCCCGTGGAGCGCCGAGTGCCGGGCGATGGACCGTGGCACGTTCGGCGAGCCCCGCATCGCGGCCAACATCAACGACGGGTTCATTCCGGTCCGTGTCGACGCCGACCGCAATCCCCGTGTCCGGGAGCGGTACACGATGGGTGGATTCCCGTCAACGGTGTTTCTCACTCCTGAAGGAGAGGTTATCACCGGCGCGACGTTCCTCGGACCGGACGGGTTCCGCGGGATTCTGGACTCTGTTCGAGAGTCCTGGGACGCCCAGGGCGCGGCGGCGGGCTCGGTCCCCAGACAGCTCCAGGACGAGTCGCCGCCGGCCGGCGAGCTCCGGCCGCGCATCGAGGAGCACATGATAGAGCAACTGCTCGGCGCGTTCGACGAGGAGTTCGGCGGCTGGGGAACCGACGTGAAGTTCCCGCTCCCGCGGACCGCCGAGTTCGCCCTCGTTCGGGCGCGGGACCAGGCCACCCGGACGCTCGAAGCCATCCGCACGCACCTGCTGGACACCTACGACGGGGGCTTCTTCCGGTACTCGACGGAGCGCAACTGGGGGAACCCGCGGCGGGAGAAACTGCTGGACGAGAACGCCGCGCTGGTCCGGGCGTTCGCGCACGGCTACCGGTACACCGGGACCGAGGCCTACCGCGACGCCGCCCAGCGGACCGTCGACTACCTCACGACGACGCTGTGGGCCGGCGACGCCTTCGCCGCGAGTCAGGCCGGCTCGGACGAGTACTACCGGCTGGAGCCGAGCGAGCGCGAGGGGACGGTGTCCCCGAACGTCGACGACACGGTGTTCGCCGACCGCAACGGCCTCGCCATCGACGCCCTGCTGTGGATGGCGGCCTACACCGACGACGAGCGCGCCCGGCAGTACGCGACTCGCGCGCGGGACGCGGTCTGTGAGTCGCTCGTCGACGGCGGCGAGGTGGCCCACTACGACGGCGCGGACAGTGACACCGGTCTGCTGCTGGACCAGGCCCAGCTCCTCCAGGGGCTGACGACGAGCTGGCAGGTCCTCGGTGAGCCGGGGCCGGCCGAAGCTGTCGCGGACTGGACAATCGAAAACCGCCAGCAGGACGGGGGTGCGTTCCGTGACGGGCCTGCAAGCGGGCCAGGACTCTGTGACCGCTCGCTTCATCCGCTCGACGCGACGGTGGAGCTGGCCGACGCACTGGTCGACCTCGCGGCACTCACCGGCGAAGACAGATACCGCAATACGGCGCTTTCAGCGGTCGAGTCCTTCGCCGGCGCGGCAGAACGGATGGGCGTCGAGGTCGCCGGTTACGCCGGTGTCGCGGCGCGTCTCCAGCAACCCCAGACACTCACGGTCGGCACCGAGGCAGGGACCGATCTCCATCGCGCGGCACTGCGGCTGGCCGACCACGAAACTACTGTCGTCCCGGAGCCGAACGGCGACGGTACGGCACGACTCCTCGACGGGGATGCTATCGTCGCCGAGGGGGCAACGCCGGCCGAACTCGAAGCCTCGCTCACTGGCGAGCGCTGA